In Pyxidicoccus xibeiensis, the following proteins share a genomic window:
- a CDS encoding PAS domain-containing sensor histidine kinase, with protein sequence MAPTSAKKRQRPPVAPPSEAPAVPLHALLEGLPDAFFMVDATWRFSYVSPRMAELLGDGVGPGDDLRRACPTLLELRRHLRFEEPATGQPTVRFEHGWPDRDLCFDVRIRPVEGGLLVHCRDITGERRAKEELRRTSEIFRAILEGTTDAVYTKDLDGRYQMINTAGAKAVGLKAEAMVGHTDSELFPPEVARTNISNDREVFAFGRTVTYEDAQPGVEGPRVWLSTKGVLKDAEGKVFGLFGISRDITQRKWAEEEARRHAEFQEQLMGIVSHDIRSPLGAIMNWSRVLAEAGTAEEAKQTSKRIATAAVRIERLTRLLLDFTRTRLVGGVAIEPRPMDLKDLSAKVAHEFRVAFPQRVVEVEHKGNTAGTWDPDRLGQVASNLVENALKYSPADSPVRLAVRSVRNKVVLEVSNAGRPIPDNLLPHLFEPFRRGPQTARTLKMSYGLGLYIVREIVQAHGGTIEVTSAEQEGTTFTVTLPRRSEPTKPHGPPQGPRT encoded by the coding sequence ATGGCACCCACCTCCGCCAAGAAGCGCCAGCGCCCCCCGGTCGCGCCCCCCTCCGAGGCGCCCGCCGTGCCGCTCCATGCGCTCCTGGAGGGCCTGCCGGACGCCTTCTTCATGGTCGACGCGACCTGGCGCTTCTCCTACGTCAGCCCCCGCATGGCGGAGCTGCTGGGCGACGGCGTCGGCCCCGGCGATGACCTGCGCCGCGCCTGCCCCACCCTGCTGGAGCTGCGCCGCCACCTGCGCTTCGAGGAGCCCGCCACCGGACAGCCGACCGTGCGCTTCGAGCACGGCTGGCCGGACCGGGACTTGTGCTTCGACGTCCGCATCCGCCCGGTGGAGGGCGGCCTGCTGGTGCACTGCCGCGACATCACCGGCGAGCGCCGCGCGAAGGAGGAGCTGCGGCGCACCAGCGAAATCTTCCGCGCCATCCTCGAGGGGACGACGGACGCCGTCTACACCAAGGACCTGGACGGCCGGTACCAGATGATCAACACCGCCGGGGCGAAGGCGGTGGGCCTCAAGGCCGAGGCCATGGTCGGCCACACGGACTCGGAGCTGTTCCCGCCGGAGGTGGCGCGCACCAACATCTCCAACGACAGGGAGGTGTTCGCCTTCGGGCGCACCGTCACCTACGAGGACGCGCAGCCGGGCGTCGAGGGCCCGCGCGTGTGGCTGTCCACCAAGGGCGTGCTGAAGGACGCCGAGGGCAAGGTGTTCGGCCTGTTCGGCATCAGCCGAGACATCACCCAGCGCAAGTGGGCGGAGGAGGAGGCGCGCCGGCACGCGGAGTTCCAGGAGCAGCTCATGGGCATCGTCAGCCATGACATCCGCAGCCCGCTGGGCGCCATCATGAACTGGTCCCGCGTGCTGGCCGAGGCCGGCACCGCGGAGGAGGCGAAGCAGACCAGCAAGCGCATCGCCACCGCGGCCGTGCGAATCGAGCGCCTCACCCGGCTCCTGCTGGACTTCACCCGCACGCGGCTGGTGGGCGGCGTCGCCATCGAGCCGCGCCCCATGGACCTGAAGGATTTGTCCGCGAAGGTGGCCCACGAGTTCCGCGTGGCCTTCCCGCAGCGCGTGGTGGAGGTGGAGCACAAGGGCAACACCGCCGGCACGTGGGACCCGGACCGGCTGGGCCAGGTGGCGTCCAACCTGGTGGAGAACGCGCTGAAGTACAGCCCGGCGGACAGCCCGGTGCGCCTGGCGGTGCGCAGCGTGCGCAACAAGGTGGTGCTCGAGGTGAGCAACGCCGGCCGCCCCATCCCCGACAACCTGCTGCCCCACCTCTTCGAGCCCTTCCGCCGCGGCCCGCAGACGGCCCGCACGCTGAAGATGAGCTACGGGCTGGGGCTCTACATCGTCCGGGAAATCGTCCAGGCCCATGGGGGCACCATCGAAGTGACGTCCGCGGAGCAGGAGGGCACCACCTTCACGGTGACGCTGCCGCGCCGCTCGGAGCCGACGAAGCCCCACGGCCCGCCGCAGGGCCCCCGCACGTAG
- a CDS encoding response regulator has protein sequence MRREHAQHSILVVEDDQDIREAVAELLELEGYTVHSASNGQEGLSVLATLRQPCLILLDLMMPVLTGYEFLERLRVTGTQSLVPVLIMTASHVTEPPTGAAGLLRKPVEMTQLLAAISRYCTHA, from the coding sequence ATGCGCCGCGAGCACGCCCAGCATTCCATCCTGGTCGTCGAAGACGACCAGGACATCCGTGAAGCAGTGGCCGAGCTCCTGGAGCTCGAGGGCTACACGGTCCACAGCGCGAGCAACGGCCAGGAAGGGCTCAGCGTGCTGGCCACCCTGCGGCAGCCCTGCCTCATCCTCCTGGATTTGATGATGCCCGTGCTGACGGGCTACGAGTTCCTGGAGCGCCTGCGCGTGACGGGCACGCAGTCCCTGGTGCCGGTGCTCATCATGACGGCCAGCCACGTCACGGAGCCGCCCACCGGCGCCGCGGGCCTGCTGCGCAAGCCGGTGGAGATGACGCAGCTGCTGGCGGCCATCTCCCGCTACTGCACGCACGCCTGA
- a CDS encoding potassium/proton antiporter produces the protein MPSAEPFPTALLLTACGVLLALSVLFSRASGRFGIPVALLFLGVGMAAGSDGPGGIEFSDYGLAFRLGTLALVLILFDGGLNTPLAAIRSALRPAAVLATLGVVVTAAVMGVAAHLLFGFDWPVAMLLGAIVSSTDAAAVFSVLRGSGLHLKRRVGTTLELESGLNDPMAFILTTALTLSLVDGKQPGWELVTGTVVQMVVGAGLGLGIGWAGRQLLKRLRLRAAGLYPVMTLALALLAFGVPTLLHGSGFLAVYIVGIALGNEAIRYRTGLLRVHDALAWLSQVGMFLVLGLLVFPEALLDVALEGLGLGLVLAFVARPLAVLLCLLPFRFPAREILFTGWVGLRGAVPIILATFPVLSGAPGAREVFNIVFFIVVVNGLIPGATVPWVTRKLGLAANVPEPPQAVLEIASTQLLNGELSAFHIGSASAVAGERISDLPFPQGSAAMLLVRGTELLAPRGDTVFQTGDHVYVFCHSEDLPLIRLLFGQQEDE, from the coding sequence ATGCCCAGCGCGGAGCCGTTTCCCACCGCACTCCTCCTCACCGCCTGTGGCGTCCTGCTGGCGCTGAGCGTCCTGTTCAGCCGGGCCTCCGGCCGCTTCGGCATCCCCGTGGCGCTGCTGTTCCTGGGCGTCGGCATGGCGGCCGGCTCGGACGGGCCGGGCGGCATCGAGTTCAGCGACTACGGCCTGGCCTTCCGGCTGGGCACGCTGGCGCTCGTGCTCATCCTCTTCGACGGCGGCCTCAACACGCCGCTGGCCGCCATCCGCTCCGCGCTCCGCCCGGCGGCGGTGCTGGCCACGTTGGGCGTGGTCGTCACCGCGGCGGTGATGGGCGTGGCGGCCCACCTGCTGTTCGGCTTCGACTGGCCGGTGGCCATGCTGCTGGGGGCCATCGTCTCCTCCACGGACGCGGCGGCCGTCTTCTCCGTGCTGCGCGGCAGCGGGCTGCACCTGAAGCGGCGCGTGGGCACCACGCTGGAGCTGGAGTCCGGCCTCAACGACCCCATGGCCTTCATCCTCACCACCGCGCTGACGCTCAGCCTGGTGGACGGGAAGCAGCCCGGCTGGGAGCTGGTGACGGGCACGGTGGTGCAGATGGTGGTGGGCGCCGGCCTGGGCCTGGGCATCGGCTGGGCCGGGCGGCAGCTGCTCAAGCGCCTGCGCCTGCGGGCCGCGGGGCTGTACCCGGTGATGACGCTGGCCCTGGCGCTGCTGGCCTTCGGCGTGCCCACGCTGCTGCATGGCAGCGGCTTCCTGGCCGTCTACATCGTCGGCATCGCCCTGGGCAACGAGGCCATCCGCTACCGCACGGGCCTCTTGCGCGTGCACGACGCGCTGGCGTGGCTGTCCCAGGTGGGCATGTTCCTGGTGCTGGGGCTGCTCGTGTTCCCCGAGGCGCTCCTGGACGTGGCGTTGGAGGGGCTGGGGCTGGGGCTCGTGCTCGCCTTCGTCGCGCGGCCGCTGGCGGTGCTGCTGTGCCTGCTGCCCTTCCGCTTCCCGGCGCGGGAAATCCTCTTCACCGGCTGGGTGGGCCTGCGCGGCGCGGTGCCCATCATCCTGGCCACCTTCCCCGTGCTGTCCGGCGCCCCCGGCGCACGGGAGGTCTTCAACATCGTCTTCTTCATCGTGGTGGTGAACGGGCTCATCCCCGGCGCCACCGTGCCGTGGGTGACGCGCAAGCTGGGGCTGGCGGCCAACGTGCCCGAGCCGCCCCAGGCCGTGCTGGAGATTGCCTCCACCCAGCTGCTCAACGGCGAATTGAGCGCGTTCCACATCGGCTCCGCGTCCGCCGTGGCGGGCGAGCGCATCTCCGACCTGCCCTTCCCCCAGGGCTCGGCCGCCATGCTCCTGGTGCGAGGCACCGAGCTGCTCGCGCCCCGGGGCGACACCGTCTTCCAGACGGGGGACCACGTCTATGTGTTCTGCCACTCGGAGGACCTGCCGCTGATACGCCTGCTATTCGGTCAGCAGGAGGATGAGTAG
- a CDS encoding MBL fold metallo-hydrolase, which yields MKNGKQRSWPRRVALGLGVLFVAVVVAALVDGWRAFGRRADGERRARMAKSPQWGGDARFVNPQPLKNDFWGSVTGAFKASADANPSIPLPTVRAGPERFATPPATGLRVTWLGHSTLLVEVDGYRILTDPVWGERVSPLSTVGPKRWYGPLIALDALPKPDAVLISHDHYDHLDEPTITAMKGWDTTFIVPLGVGAHLAYWGVPAERIVELDWWERTKVKGLEIVATPARHASGRLVIDNDATLWASYALLGPQHRVWFSGDTGLFPAMRDIGEKLGPFDLTMIEAGAYGSAWPDWHLGPEQAVRAHQLVRGRVLLPVHWGLFNLAFHGWTEPVERVLAASERAGVTAVVPRPGQSFEPGALPALERWWPQLPWQTAEQDPIVATQMN from the coding sequence ATGAAGAACGGGAAGCAGCGGAGCTGGCCGCGTCGGGTGGCCCTGGGGCTGGGCGTGCTGTTCGTCGCGGTGGTGGTGGCCGCGCTGGTGGACGGGTGGAGGGCGTTCGGCCGCCGGGCGGACGGTGAGCGGCGCGCGCGGATGGCGAAGTCCCCGCAGTGGGGCGGCGACGCGCGCTTCGTGAACCCGCAGCCCCTGAAGAATGACTTCTGGGGCTCGGTGACGGGGGCCTTCAAGGCCAGCGCGGATGCGAACCCCTCCATCCCGCTGCCCACGGTGCGCGCGGGCCCGGAGCGCTTCGCCACGCCGCCGGCCACCGGGCTGCGCGTCACGTGGCTGGGGCACTCCACGCTGCTGGTGGAGGTGGACGGCTACCGCATCCTCACCGACCCGGTGTGGGGCGAGCGCGTGTCGCCGCTGAGCACGGTGGGGCCGAAGCGCTGGTACGGGCCGCTCATCGCGCTGGACGCGCTGCCGAAGCCCGACGCCGTGCTCATCTCCCATGACCACTACGACCACCTGGACGAGCCCACCATCACCGCGATGAAGGGCTGGGACACCACCTTCATCGTGCCGCTCGGCGTGGGGGCGCACCTGGCCTACTGGGGCGTGCCCGCCGAGCGCATCGTCGAGCTGGACTGGTGGGAGCGCACGAAGGTGAAGGGGCTGGAGATTGTCGCCACGCCGGCGCGCCATGCCTCGGGCCGGCTCGTCATCGACAACGACGCGACGCTGTGGGCCAGCTATGCGCTGCTCGGCCCCCAGCATCGCGTCTGGTTCTCCGGCGACACGGGGCTGTTCCCGGCCATGCGCGACATCGGCGAGAAGCTGGGGCCCTTCGACCTGACGATGATTGAGGCGGGCGCCTACGGCAGCGCCTGGCCCGACTGGCACCTGGGCCCCGAGCAGGCCGTCCGGGCCCACCAGCTGGTGCGCGGCCGCGTGCTGCTGCCGGTGCACTGGGGCCTGTTCAACCTGGCCTTCCACGGCTGGACGGAGCCGGTGGAGCGGGTGCTCGCGGCGTCCGAGCGGGCCGGCGTGACGGCGGTGGTGCCCAGGCCGGGCCAGAGCTTCGAGCCCGGGGCCCTGCCCGCGCTGGAGCGCTGGTGGCCGCAGCTGCCCTGGCAGACGGCGGAGCAGGACCCCATCGTCGCGACGCAGATGAACTGA
- the cheB gene encoding chemotaxis-specific protein-glutamate methyltransferase CheB, with amino-acid sequence MRNDPLRILVAEDSPTARRLLVEILRADPGLTVVGEAKDGVEAVELAHRLRPSLVTMDIQMPRMDGLEATRRIMTEVPTPVVVVSTLVERDIQTSMAALRAGALAVLQKPVGPEAPDFDADSRRLRDTLRAMAEVKVVRRWPERTAATPPTSVPVVEAPAAAPVKTAVVALAASTGGPAALFRVLSELPAGFPVPLLVVQHIAIGFGQGLAQWLGTAGPLPVKVAGDGEPLLPGHVYLAPDDRHLGVHPDRRVEVSRAAPINGFRPSATWLFRSVARTYGPASLAVVLTGMGQDGLDGVRELHDAGGHVLAQDEGSSVVYGMPGVVVAANLAHEVVPLPSIASRLLAAVRTGAPLT; translated from the coding sequence ATGAGGAACGACCCGTTGCGCATCCTGGTGGCCGAGGACTCGCCCACCGCCCGCCGCCTGCTGGTGGAAATCCTCCGCGCCGACCCGGGCCTGACGGTGGTGGGCGAGGCGAAGGACGGCGTGGAGGCGGTGGAGCTCGCGCACCGCCTGCGGCCGAGCCTCGTCACCATGGACATCCAGATGCCGCGCATGGACGGCCTGGAGGCCACCCGCCGCATCATGACGGAGGTGCCCACGCCGGTGGTGGTGGTGTCCACGCTGGTGGAGCGCGACATCCAGACGTCCATGGCCGCGCTGCGCGCCGGAGCGCTCGCCGTCCTCCAGAAGCCGGTGGGCCCCGAGGCGCCGGACTTCGACGCGGACAGCCGCCGCCTGCGCGACACCCTCCGGGCCATGGCCGAGGTGAAGGTGGTGCGCCGCTGGCCGGAGCGCACCGCCGCCACGCCGCCCACCTCGGTGCCCGTCGTCGAGGCCCCCGCGGCGGCCCCGGTGAAGACGGCGGTGGTGGCGCTGGCCGCGTCCACCGGAGGCCCGGCCGCCCTCTTCCGCGTGCTGTCCGAGCTGCCCGCGGGCTTCCCGGTGCCGCTGCTGGTGGTGCAGCACATCGCCATCGGCTTCGGCCAGGGCCTGGCCCAGTGGCTGGGCACCGCCGGCCCCCTGCCGGTGAAGGTGGCCGGGGACGGGGAGCCGCTCCTGCCCGGCCACGTGTACCTCGCCCCGGACGACCGGCACCTGGGCGTCCACCCGGACCGGCGCGTGGAGGTGTCCCGGGCGGCCCCCATCAACGGCTTCCGCCCGTCCGCCACGTGGCTGTTCCGCAGCGTCGCGCGCACCTACGGGCCGGCCTCGCTCGCCGTCGTCCTCACCGGCATGGGCCAGGACGGGCTGGACGGCGTGCGCGAGCTGCACGATGCGGGGGGCCATGTGCTGGCCCAGGACGAGGGCTCCTCCGTCGTCTACGGCATGCCGGGCGTGGTGGTGGCCGCCAACCTCGCCCACGAGGTGGTGCCACTGCCCTCCATCGCGTCCCGGCTCCTGGCCGCCGTGCGGACAGGCGCTCCGCTGACCTGA
- a CDS encoding ATP-binding protein — MEAPPPSALASAFTLLPEPAYVLDGAGRVAACSAAGARTLARLPGALVGRHWGELGLPAEDVAKLETARARALSSGAPRDVELSWPTEAGPRRHVLVVTPLPAEATGSPSVLVTARALTEAEAVYSRALELEQLARSEVEQAERRRSFLYQAMTTLFTHPPDPQGMYTLLAHLAVPDLADWCLVDALEQGPWVARVAVACLDPAQQGRTRALPPRTELRDDAPVGLSRVLRTGESELVPAVTDSLLRAAAAEPAHPALLRLLQARSYMIVPLRARGHTLGAVTFVASGSGRRYGPEDLALAEDLCLRASLAIDNARLVGESRRAARAREDLLAVVSHDLKNPLGVVQLGAALLLRGAGSKPGGESVAKQATRIQDATDRMSRLISDLLDWGRLEAGGLPLEWGEHSVPALVTEALESIRPLAEAKGLHLDAEAPAGDVRARCDRVRVLQVLGNLLGNAVKFTPAGGRLMVGATARGGEVSLHVRDSGTGIAPEALPHIFDRYWQARDAASRGTGLGLAIAKGLVEAHGGTIRAESTPGAGSLFTFTLPLATGSGLALPPPARTATDA; from the coding sequence ATGGAAGCCCCTCCCCCCTCCGCCCTCGCGTCCGCGTTCACCCTACTCCCGGAGCCGGCCTATGTGCTGGATGGTGCCGGCCGGGTGGCGGCGTGCAGCGCGGCCGGGGCGCGGACGCTGGCCCGGCTGCCCGGAGCGCTGGTGGGCAGGCACTGGGGCGAGCTGGGCCTGCCGGCGGAGGACGTGGCGAAGCTGGAGACGGCGCGCGCCCGGGCGCTGTCCAGCGGAGCGCCCCGTGACGTGGAGCTGTCCTGGCCCACCGAAGCAGGCCCGCGCCGGCATGTGCTGGTGGTGACGCCGCTGCCGGCCGAGGCCACCGGGAGCCCTTCCGTGCTGGTGACGGCGCGGGCGCTCACCGAGGCGGAGGCGGTGTACTCGCGCGCGCTGGAGCTGGAGCAGCTGGCGCGCTCGGAGGTGGAGCAGGCCGAGCGGCGGCGCTCCTTCCTCTACCAGGCGATGACGACGCTCTTCACCCACCCGCCCGACCCGCAGGGCATGTACACGCTGCTGGCCCACCTCGCCGTCCCGGACCTGGCGGACTGGTGCCTGGTGGACGCGCTGGAGCAGGGCCCGTGGGTGGCGCGCGTGGCGGTGGCCTGCCTGGACCCGGCGCAGCAGGGGCGCACCCGCGCGCTGCCCCCGCGCACGGAGCTGCGCGACGACGCGCCGGTGGGCCTGTCGCGCGTGCTGCGCACCGGGGAGTCGGAGCTGGTGCCCGCGGTGACGGACTCGCTGCTGCGCGCGGCGGCGGCCGAGCCGGCCCACCCCGCGCTGCTGCGGCTGTTGCAGGCGCGCTCGTACATGATTGTCCCCCTGCGCGCGCGCGGCCACACGCTGGGCGCGGTGACGTTCGTCGCCTCGGGCTCCGGGCGGCGCTACGGGCCGGAGGACCTGGCGCTGGCGGAGGACCTGTGCCTGCGCGCCAGCCTCGCCATCGACAACGCGCGGCTGGTGGGCGAGTCCCGCCGCGCCGCGCGCGCCCGCGAGGACCTGCTGGCCGTCGTGTCCCACGACTTGAAGAACCCGCTGGGCGTGGTGCAGTTGGGCGCGGCGCTGCTCCTGCGCGGCGCGGGCAGCAAGCCCGGCGGGGAGAGCGTGGCGAAGCAGGCCACGCGCATCCAGGACGCGACGGACCGGATGTCGCGCCTCATCTCGGACCTGCTGGACTGGGGCCGGCTGGAGGCCGGAGGGCTGCCCCTGGAGTGGGGCGAGCACTCCGTGCCGGCGCTCGTCACCGAGGCGCTGGAGTCCATCCGCCCGCTGGCCGAGGCCAAGGGCCTGCACCTGGACGCGGAAGCCCCGGCCGGCGACGTGCGCGCACGCTGCGACCGGGTGCGGGTGCTCCAGGTGCTGGGCAACCTCCTGGGCAACGCCGTGAAGTTCACCCCCGCCGGAGGCCGCCTCATGGTGGGGGCCACCGCGCGCGGCGGCGAGGTGTCCCTCCACGTGCGCGACTCCGGCACCGGCATCGCCCCCGAGGCGCTGCCCCACATCTTCGACCGCTACTGGCAGGCGCGCGACGCGGCCAGCCGCGGCACCGGCCTGGGGCTGGCCATCGCCAAGGGGCTGGTGGAGGCCCACGGCGGCACCATCCGCGCGGAGAGCACTCCGGGTGCGGGCAGCCTCTTCACCTTCACCCTCCCGCTGGCCACCGGCTCCGGCCTGGCGCTGCCTCCGCCCGCGCGCACGGCGACGGACGCCTGA
- a CDS encoding monovalent cation:proton antiporter-2 (CPA2) family protein, with product MSFMHQALVFLGAAVVAVPLFKRLGLGSVLGYLAAGAVIGPWGLKLVTDVESILHVSELGVVLLLFVIGLELQPSRLWELRRSVFGMGGAQVLLTGALLSGAGLALGLTPGAAVIAGFGLSLSSTAFALQLLAERNQLTTGYGRLAFGILLFQDLAVIPLLAMLPLLGAGGEVSSEPGWLTGLKVVGVLVAVVLVGRYLMRPVFRAVASFHSPELFTATALLVVVGTASLVSAVGLSMALGAFLAGVLLAESEYRHELEADIEPFKGLLLGLFFIAVGMSVSLGLIVERPWVVTGLVLGLVALKGAVLYGLGRWSLKQDEPALSLGIVISQGGEFAFVLFALAVSFRVMDRALADLLVVVVGLSMATTPLLYAAHERWLRPRFAKKAEARAFDVAPEEDNPVIIAGFGRVGQMVGRLLRLKRIGFTAIDASPEHIDFMKRFGSKVFYGDASRIDLLRAARAEKAKVFVLAIDDVEASVRTAQTVKEHFPHLTIFARARNRVHAYRLLDMGIEHVMRETFAGSLEMGGDVLQELGLTFSESHRIVERLKEHDEKLLRETAKYHTDEAKLVEMAARARKELESLFEQDEAEQSKSA from the coding sequence ATGTCCTTCATGCATCAGGCGCTCGTCTTCCTCGGCGCGGCGGTGGTGGCCGTTCCCCTGTTCAAGCGGCTCGGCCTGGGGTCGGTGCTCGGCTACCTGGCGGCGGGCGCGGTCATCGGCCCCTGGGGCCTGAAGCTCGTCACCGACGTGGAGAGCATCCTCCACGTCTCCGAGCTGGGCGTGGTGCTGCTGCTGTTCGTCATCGGCCTGGAGCTGCAGCCCTCGCGCCTGTGGGAGCTGCGGCGCTCCGTCTTCGGCATGGGCGGCGCGCAGGTGCTGCTCACCGGCGCGCTGCTGTCCGGGGCGGGCCTGGCGCTGGGCCTCACGCCGGGGGCGGCCGTCATCGCCGGCTTCGGGCTGTCGCTGTCCTCCACGGCCTTCGCGCTCCAGCTGCTGGCCGAGCGCAACCAGCTCACCACCGGCTACGGGCGGCTGGCCTTCGGCATCCTCCTCTTCCAGGACCTGGCGGTGATTCCGCTGCTGGCCATGCTGCCGCTCCTGGGCGCGGGCGGCGAGGTGTCCTCCGAGCCGGGCTGGCTCACCGGCCTCAAGGTGGTGGGTGTGCTGGTGGCGGTGGTGCTGGTGGGGCGCTACCTGATGCGCCCGGTGTTCCGCGCGGTGGCCTCGTTCCACAGCCCGGAGCTGTTCACCGCGACGGCGCTGCTGGTGGTGGTGGGCACCGCGTCGCTGGTGAGCGCGGTGGGCCTGTCCATGGCGCTGGGCGCCTTCCTCGCCGGCGTGCTGCTGGCGGAGTCCGAGTACCGCCACGAGCTGGAGGCGGACATCGAGCCCTTCAAGGGCCTGCTCTTGGGGCTGTTCTTCATCGCCGTGGGCATGTCGGTGAGCCTGGGGCTCATCGTCGAGCGGCCGTGGGTCGTCACGGGCCTGGTGCTGGGGCTGGTGGCGCTCAAGGGCGCGGTGCTGTACGGGCTGGGGCGCTGGAGCCTGAAGCAGGACGAGCCGGCGCTCAGCCTGGGCATCGTCATCTCGCAGGGGGGCGAGTTCGCCTTCGTGCTCTTCGCGCTGGCGGTGTCGTTCCGGGTGATGGACCGGGCGCTGGCGGACCTGCTCGTGGTGGTGGTGGGCCTGTCGATGGCGACCACGCCGCTCCTGTACGCGGCGCACGAGCGGTGGCTGCGCCCGCGCTTCGCGAAGAAGGCGGAGGCGCGCGCGTTCGACGTGGCGCCGGAGGAGGACAACCCGGTCATCATCGCGGGCTTCGGCCGGGTGGGGCAGATGGTGGGCCGCCTGCTGCGCCTCAAGCGCATCGGCTTCACGGCCATCGACGCGAGCCCGGAGCACATCGACTTCATGAAGCGCTTCGGCAGCAAGGTCTTCTACGGCGATGCGTCCCGGATTGACCTGCTGCGGGCCGCGCGCGCGGAGAAGGCGAAGGTGTTCGTGCTGGCCATCGACGACGTGGAGGCGTCCGTGCGCACGGCCCAGACGGTGAAGGAGCACTTCCCGCACCTGACCATCTTCGCCCGCGCGCGCAACCGCGTGCATGCGTACCGGCTGCTGGACATGGGAATCGAGCACGTGATGCGCGAGACGTTCGCCGGCAGCCTGGAGATGGGCGGCGACGTGCTCCAGGAGCTGGGCCTCACGTTCTCCGAGAGCCACCGCATCGTGGAGCGGCTGAAGGAGCACGACGAGAAGCTCCTGCGCGAGACGGCGAAGTACCACACGGACGAGGCGAAGCTGGTGGAGATGGCCGCCCGCGCCCGCAAGGAGCTGGAGAGCCTCTTCGAGCAGGACGAGGCGGAGCAGTCGAAGTCGGCGTGA
- a CDS encoding response regulator, whose product MSLRRKKVLLVDDSGTVLLLHQVMLAELGYEVVTARDGMEALARAEVERPDLVFLDIVMPHLDGFETCRALRGRDSTRRTPIILCSSRSEPRSVQAGFDSGCTDYLAKPFEASELSALLRRHLD is encoded by the coding sequence ATGTCCCTGCGACGCAAGAAGGTCCTGCTCGTCGACGACTCGGGCACCGTGCTGCTGCTGCACCAGGTGATGCTGGCGGAGCTGGGCTACGAGGTCGTCACCGCCAGGGACGGCATGGAGGCGCTGGCGCGCGCCGAGGTGGAGCGGCCGGACCTGGTGTTCCTGGACATCGTCATGCCGCACCTGGACGGCTTCGAGACGTGCAGGGCGCTGCGCGGCCGCGACTCCACCCGCCGCACCCCCATCATCCTCTGCAGCAGCCGCTCCGAGCCCCGCAGCGTGCAGGCAGGCTTCGACAGTGGGTGCACCGACTACCTGGCCAAGCCCTTCGAGGCCTCCGAGCTGTCCGCCCTGCTGCGCCGCCATCTCGATTGA
- a CDS encoding TetR/AcrR family transcriptional regulator: MAPDPHPVPRPADDARQHKLLDAALTVFLRYGFRKTSMDEVARAAQVSRQGLYLHFATKEELFRATVQHTLDGSLEAATAALGDASLRLEARLVRAFDETTGRYVGMVGAGASDLAEAGGDILPLVEQFEGQFVEAVAKALRASGLMAGYKASGLTARQLAETLQATARGLKHGCPSRDVFVERMTVAVRAVCVPLGETS, from the coding sequence ATGGCTCCCGACCCCCACCCCGTGCCCAGGCCGGCCGATGACGCGCGCCAGCACAAGCTGCTGGACGCCGCGCTGACGGTGTTCCTGCGCTACGGCTTCCGCAAGACGTCCATGGACGAGGTGGCGCGCGCCGCGCAGGTGTCGCGGCAGGGGCTGTACCTGCACTTCGCGACGAAGGAGGAGCTGTTCCGGGCCACCGTCCAGCACACGCTGGACGGCTCGCTGGAGGCGGCCACCGCCGCGCTCGGGGACGCGTCGCTCCGGCTGGAGGCCCGGCTGGTGCGCGCGTTCGACGAGACGACGGGCCGGTACGTGGGGATGGTGGGCGCGGGCGCGTCGGACCTCGCCGAGGCGGGGGGCGACATCCTCCCCCTGGTGGAGCAGTTCGAAGGCCAGTTCGTGGAGGCCGTGGCGAAGGCGCTCCGCGCGTCCGGGCTGATGGCCGGCTACAAGGCGTCCGGCCTCACGGCACGCCAGCTGGCGGAGACGCTGCAGGCGACGGCACGGGGGCTCAAGCATGGCTGCCCCAGCCGGGATGTCTTCGTGGAGCGGATGACGGTCGCCGTGCGCGCCGTGTGCGTGCCACTCGGGGAAACCTCATGA